The following is a genomic window from Candidatus Protochlamydia phocaeensis.
GGGCTCAACACCGACCAGTTGGAAAAGAATCTGGCAAAACAAGTTATATTGAAAGATTTAATTGTACTCTTAGACAAAGAGTCGCAAGGCTTGTAAGAAAAACTTTATCTTTCTCTAAAAAACTAGCCAATCATATTGGAATGATCAAATATTTTATCTGTTATTACAATTTAGCATTACATGTTTAGAACTACCGAATTTATTATTTAAAATATA
Proteins encoded in this region:
- a CDS encoding IS1 family transposase, with amino-acid sequence AQHRPVGKESGKTSYIERFNCTLRQRVARLVRKTLSFSKKLANHIGMIKYFICYYNLALHV